A portion of the Permianibacter fluminis genome contains these proteins:
- the ssb gene encoding single-stranded DNA-binding protein: MASRGINKVILIGNLGKDPEIRYTPSGDAIANLTLATSESWKDKQSGEQKELTEWHRVVAYGRLAQIMGEYLKKGSKVYVEGSLRTRKWQDKDGQDRYTTEIRCNEMQMLDGRGGGGGGSAGYDEGGQSGGSYGGGQQGGGRQQAAKPAMADQGFNEPAFDDDIPF, translated from the coding sequence ATGGCCAGCCGTGGTATCAACAAAGTCATTCTGATCGGCAATCTCGGCAAAGATCCGGAAATCCGTTACACCCCGTCCGGCGATGCCATTGCCAACCTGACGCTCGCCACCAGTGAAAGCTGGAAGGACAAGCAAAGCGGCGAACAAAAAGAACTGACCGAATGGCACCGCGTGGTGGCCTACGGCCGCTTGGCCCAAATCATGGGCGAGTACCTGAAGAAAGGTTCCAAGGTTTACGTCGAAGGCAGCTTGCGCACCCGCAAGTGGCAAGACAAAGACGGCCAGGATCGCTACACCACTGAAATCCGCTGCAACGAAATGCAGATGCTCGATGGTCGCGGCGGTGGTGGCGGTGGCAGCGCCGGCTATGACGAAGGCGGCCAAAGCGGCGGCAGCTACGGCGGCGGCCAGCAAGGCGGCGGTCGTCAACAAGCGGCAAAACCGGCGATGGCCGATCAAGGCTTCAACGAGCCGGCCTTTGATGACGATATTCCGTTCTAA
- a CDS encoding GFA family protein yields the protein MMQGHTGGCYCGNLHFTMQLANGASSYQPRACDCDFCCKHGAAWLSDPAGSLYITVEDSTQLRRFRQGSEQAEFLLCGQCGVLIGVCYQQAGQRFAAVNVRAVASSSFAAVVPASPKQLSASEKTARWLRLWFPNVVLKTV from the coding sequence ATGATGCAAGGACACACCGGCGGCTGTTACTGCGGCAATCTTCACTTCACCATGCAGCTGGCGAACGGTGCGTCGAGCTACCAGCCGCGCGCCTGCGATTGCGATTTCTGCTGCAAGCATGGTGCGGCCTGGTTGTCGGACCCGGCCGGCTCGCTGTACATCACGGTTGAGGATTCCACGCAACTACGCCGGTTTCGACAAGGCTCGGAGCAGGCCGAATTTCTGCTCTGTGGCCAATGTGGTGTGCTGATTGGCGTTTGCTATCAGCAAGCCGGACAACGGTTCGCGGCGGTCAATGTCCGCGCGGTGGCGAGTTCCAGCTTCGCTGCCGTGGTGCCTGCATCGCCCAAGCAGTTGTCTGCCAGCGAGAAAACCGCGCGCTGGCTTCGGCTCTGGTTTCCCAACGTGGTATTGAAAACTGTCTAG